Part of the Prevotella communis genome is shown below.
AGAAAGCCGACCTCATGGATCTGCTCTCTACCTATGGCAGATATACTTGCTTCCTGCCCGACAATAAGGCTGTGGACGAGTATCTGCAGTCAAAGGGTATCCCTTGTGTTGACTCGCTGAGCGTGGCCGACTGCGATACAATCGCTCGCACACACTTGGTACAGAATATGTATTCTACGTTCGAGATGGTGCTCGACTTCCTGCCTACCTACAACCTGCAGGGACGTTACCTGGCTACCAAGCCTATCGTTGACGAGAATGGTAATGCGGTTATCCAGATCGAGGGTAACGCGCATATCATCTTCAGCGACACACTGCCCGACGGACAGATCATTCACCAGAACGACTCTGTGGAGAATGGTATCGTGCAGCCTGTGAACAAGGTGATTGAGAAGTCAAACTGCTATATCGCTGATATCTTGCGCGATAACAAGAATATTAAGTTGTTCTACGAGGCGCTCGTGGCTACTGGCGTGCGTAATGAGATTGAACTCATCGAGGATGTGACCTACTCAAAGAACCAGCCTAAGTATAAGTACAGGTCTCACGTCCACTCTGAGGTGGGTTGGGTGCCCGAGAAGAAGAAGTACGGCTTCACGGCTTTCGTAGAGCCCGACTCTATCTATCGTGCTAAGTTCGAGGAGTATGGCATCGATACGTCTAAAGGCGACCTCCATGCGCTCTACGACCTGGCTGTCAAGCTCTATGACCCAGTGTTCGGTTCTGGCGATCCTCTGCATCGTGACGACCTGAAGGAGGGATGGAAGTTCGAGAACCTCACGGATAGTATCAACCCCTTGAAGCGTTTCATCCGCTATCATATCATGAACCGCTACGTGCCTGGTACCAATAAGCTCACGGCTATGGAGATTCCTGAGCATGGTAAGTATCCCTTCGGTTTCGATGCCACACTGGTGAACCCCACTGAGTGGTATACCACCTTGCTGCCTCATACCATGCTGAAGGTGTCTATGCTGACCATGAACAAGGATGAGCAGGGACGCGACTGCCGTGGTAACGACCGCGACAAGGTGAAGGGCTTCTTCATCAACCGTCGTTATGGTGAGACGTCCGACTACCAGTTCCGTGGTTCTTATGTCATCAAGGATGTGGAGGATGAATACGAGAACGACGCACTCAATGGTCACTATTTCTATGTGGACGACTTGATTGCTTTCACTACCGATGTGCGTGACAAGGTGCAGAACATGCGTATCCGTATGGACTTCTCTACCATCTTCCCCGAGGTGATGACCAACGATATGCGCGACGAGGGTAACTATCTGGGTGATGACCCTAATGAAACGCCTGATGAGAGTAATGAGCCTAAGAACGGTAAGAACCGTTACTTCCCCGACGGCTACCTGGATGGTGTGACGGTGAATAATGATGGTAAATTGGTGCTCCGTCGTCCTCACCTGTACTACTGGTCTTGGCAGGGTGACGAGTGGAACCTCTTCGGCGACTATGACATGACCTTCCGTATTCCTCCTGTACCATTCAGCGGTGAGTGGCAGTTCCGTCTCGGATTCTGCGCTATTCCTACGCGTGGTGTCATGCAGGTGTACTTCGACGGCAAGCCTCAGGGTATTCCTCTTGATATGACCAAGAACCTGGATACTGATATGTACCTGGGCGACCGTTATAAGAGTTATGATGCCTATATGAAGATGACCGACGAGGAGAAGGCTGAGTACCAGAAGGTACTGAAGAACCTCGGTGCCTACGACGATGGCCGTAGCCAGCTCATTGGTCAGAAGGACCACCCATTGGGAAATGCTAATGGTATGTACCGTCGTATTCTCTGCCAGACTGACATCGACGCCACCAAGGATCACTACATCC
Proteins encoded:
- a CDS encoding fasciclin domain-containing protein, which translates into the protein MNINKNIKVALMALAAFMATGSMTSCSDEPDSQYFYTFTGEMLSDYISNREQYSEFKYIVEKADLMDLLSTYGRYTCFLPDNKAVDEYLQSKGIPCVDSLSVADCDTIARTHLVQNMYSTFEMVLDFLPTYNLQGRYLATKPIVDENGNAVIQIEGNAHIIFSDTLPDGQIIHQNDSVENGIVQPVNKVIEKSNCYIADILRDNKNIKLFYEALVATGVRNEIELIEDVTYSKNQPKYKYRSHVHSEVGWVPEKKKYGFTAFVEPDSIYRAKFEEYGIDTSKGDLHALYDLAVKLYDPVFGSGDPLHRDDLKEGWKFENLTDSINPLKRFIRYHIMNRYVPGTNKLTAMEIPEHGKYPFGFDATLVNPTEWYTTLLPHTMLKVSMLTMNKDEQGRDCRGNDRDKVKGFFINRRYGETSDYQFRGSYVIKDVEDEYENDALNGHYFYVDDLIAFTTDVRDKVQNMRIRMDFSTIFPEVMTNDMRDEGNYLGDDPNETPDESNEPKNGKNRYFPDGYLDGVTVNNDGKLVLRRPHLYYWSWQGDEWNLFGDYDMTFRIPPVPFSGEWQFRLGFCAIPTRGVMQVYFDGKPQGIPLDMTKNLDTDMYLGDRYKSYDAYMKMTDEEKAEYQKVLKNLGAYDDGRSQLIGQKDHPLGNANGMYRRILCQTDIDATKDHYIRFRVASDGKGNNNEFMFDFFEMVPKSVYAVDGEGAMEDDL